The following coding sequences lie in one Arachis ipaensis cultivar K30076 chromosome B05, Araip1.1, whole genome shotgun sequence genomic window:
- the LOC107641652 gene encoding transcriptional regulator SUPERMAN yields the protein MAAEIGLLSMSQIQKLSQSQQQQQQQQKHKTKSSNNNHRHHHPPPPPSNPNSSITTTWMWNPREQHQEDDDSWEVRAFAEDTRNIMGTTWPPRSYTCTFCRREFRSAQALGGHMNVHRRDRARLHHHQPPLPPPPPPPPPPFPHHHLHQYPSPAAFINVPHRHHQDLVSNATGLCVFYHLPPSPNRTTTFATPSPSPSPSTLLSMTSSSSSSYYPQNNLMTMMQPLCSPSLDLPSGINGVSSSSPSYSTKVIEEALVNNNNNGHHHHLEELDLELRLGQKRPPTRPS from the coding sequence ATGGCTGCAGAGATTGGGCTTCTCTCAATGAGCCAGATCCAAAAATTGTCACaatcccaacaacaacaacaacaacaacaaaaacacaaaaccaaaagcagcaacaacaaccaccgCCACCACCACCCTCCTCCACCTCCTTCAAACCCTAACTCATCCATCACCACCACTTGGATGTGGAACCCTAGGGAACAGCACCAAGAAGATGACGACTCTTGGGAGGTCAGAGCCTTTGCAGAGGACACTAGGAACATCATGGGAACCACGTGGCCACCGAGGTCCTACACCTGCACCTTCTGCAGGAGGGAGTTCCGCTCCGCCCAAGCCCTCGGCGGCCACATGAACGTCCACCGCCGAGACCGTGCTCGCCTCCACCACCACcaacctcctcttcctcctccaccTCCTCCACCGCCTCCGCCTTttcctcatcatcatcttcatcaataTCCATCACCAGCAGCATTCATAAATGTCCCTCATCGTCATCATCAGGATCTGGTTTCAAATGCTACAGGGTTGTGCGTCTTCTATCATTTGCCACCAAGCCCTAATCGTACCACTACCTTCGCTACTCCATCTCCGTCTCCGTCTCCATCCACTCTTCTCTCCATGACGTCATCCTCATCGTCATCTTATTACCCACAAAACAACTTGATGACGATGATGCAACCGCTTTGTTCTCCCTCCCTTGACTTGCCATCCGGGATCAACggcgtttcttcttcttctccttcttactCCACCAAAGTGATTGAAGAAGCCCTcgttaacaacaacaataacggCCATCACCACCACCTTGAAGAGCTTGATCTAGAGCTGCGCTTGGGGCAAAAGCGACCACCAACTCGACCAAGCTAA
- the LOC107642654 gene encoding acetylornithine deacetylase, producing MAKVKEILGDLQRGSFVELLSKLIGESKYVQNNPPELIPEEDRVVKHVLDSLLPLSTTTGGGPLILNHVTYFPGRGNLIVEYPGTSPDKILSFVGCHMDVVTANPNDWDFDPFTLSIDGDKLRGRGTTDCLGHVALVTELFRKLGETKPSLKSSVVAVFIANEENSAITGVGVDALVKDGLLNKLKKGPLFWIDTADKQPCIGTGGMIPWKLHVTGKLFHSGLAHKAINPLELAMDALKEIQSRFYEDFPPHPQEQIYGFATASTMKPTQWSYPGGGINQIPGECTISGDVRLTPFYNVKDVVTKLQEYVDNINLNIHKLETRGPVSKYVLPDDDLRGSLTLTFDEANSGVACDLNSRGYHVLCKATEEVVGHVKPYSITGSLPLIRELQDEGFDVQTAGYGLMATYHAQNEYCLFTDMSQGYRVFASIIAQLEED from the exons ATGGCTAAAGTGAAAGAGATACTTGGGGACCTACAGAGGGGCTCTTTCGTGGAACTGCTCTCGAAACTCATCGGAGAATCAAAGTACGTGCAGAACAACCCCCCGGAGCTGATTCCAGAAGAAGACAGGGTGGTCAAGCACGTGCTCGACTCCCTCCTCCCCTTAAGCACCACCACCGGCGGCGGTCCCTTGATCCTCAACCATGTCACCTACTTCCCCGGCAGAGGCAACCTCATCGTCGAGTACCCCGGCACCTCCCCGGACAAAATCCTCTCCTTCGTTGGCTGCCACATGGATGTCGTCACCGCCAACCCCAACGATTGG GATTTTGATCCGTTTACGTTGAGCATTGACGGGGATAAGCTTAGGGGTCGTGGAACCACCGATTGTTTGGGACACGTGGCACTTGTGACGGAGCTCTTCAGGAAGCTCGGGGAAACCAAGCCCAGTTTGAAATCGAGCGTTGTTGCTGTTTTCATAGCGAATGAAGAGAATTCGGCCATAACCGGAGTTGGTGTTGATGCTCTCGTTAAAGATGGCCTCCTTAACAAGCTTAAGAAAGGCCCACT GTTTTGGATCGATACGGCTGATAAACAACCTTGTATAGGAACTGGTGGAATGATACCTTGGAAACTTCATGTCACCGGAAAACTCTTTCACAGTGGGTTAGCTCATAAA GCTATAAATCCTCTGGAGCTAGCCATGGATGCTCTAAAGGAAATCCAGTCACGATTTTATGAAGACTTCCCACCACATCCACAGGAACAGATCTATGGGTTCGCCACCGCATCAACCATGAAACCAACCCAATGGAGCT ATCCTGGAGGTGGAATCAACCAAATTCCAGGGGAATGTACTATTTCAGGAGATGTCAG GTTAACCCCATTTTACAA TGTGAAGGATGTAGTGACAAAGCTGCAAGAATATGTGGACAACATTAATCTCAACATACATAAGCTAGAAACACGGGGTCCTGTTTCAAAATATGTCTTGCCTGATGATGACTTAAGGGGAAG CCTTACTCTAACTTTTGATGAGGCAAATTCTGGAGTAGCTTGTGATCTTAATTCCAGAGGCTACCATGTTTTGTGCAAAGCAACTGAAGAAGTAGTTGGGCATGTGAAGCCTTACTCAATTACTGGAAGTTTGCCACTCATTCGGGAGCTACAG GATGAAGGTTTTGATGTCCAAACTGCTGGATATG GTCTAATGGCTACATACCATGCCCAGAATGAGTACTGTCTTTTTACGGATATGTCTCAAGGGTATCGAGTTTTTGCAAGCATCATTGCTCAGTTAGAGGAAGATTGA
- the LOC107642655 gene encoding uncharacterized protein LOC107642655: protein MELSLTRIPNPSTSSLPAALAHCSSSKICEFQLPRKKRASFLEAPTRLSVRCVKASAERTGDTIDDGETRGGGFTNPAMEVTTFNRGFNDADFPVWEKIGAVVRLSYGIGIYGAMAVAGSFICSITGIDSLGGFHLSLDAILEGLGYAAPPIMALLFILDDEVVKLSPHARAIRDVEDEELWSFFYGMSPWQFILMVAASSVGEELFYRAAVQGALADIFLRGSNLISDVQGMASLTGVLPPFVPFAQAFAAVLTAVLTGSLYYVAASPKDPTYVVAPVLQSRSGRQDLKKLFEAWYEKRQMKKIYSPLLEGLLALYLGFEWIQTNNILAPIITHGIYSTVILGHGLWKIHDHRRRLRQRIQQLKSEERYSK from the exons ATGGAGCTTTCTCTGACACGGATTCCCAACCCTTCAACTTCATCGCTTCCAGCTGCACTGGCACACTGTTCATCTTCCAAGATATGTGAATTTCAGCTTCCCAGGAAGAAGAGGGCATCTTTCTTGGAAGCTCCGACTAGGCTCTCCGTTCGATGCGTTAAGGCCTCGGCGGAGAGAACCGGTGACACCATTGATGACGGGGAGACTCGGGGCGGAGGGTTCACCAACCCGGCCATGGAGGTCACCACATTCAACCGCGGTTTCAACGACGCTGACTTCCCCGTTTGGGAAAagattggtgctgttgtgaggCTAAGCTATGGGATCG GGATCTACGGTGCCATGGCTGTTGCTGGGAGTTTTATATGCTCGATCACAGGAATTGACTCTCTCGGAGGTTTCCATCTATCATTAGATGCAATCTTGGAAGGGCTTGGATATGCGGCTCCTCCAATTATGGCTCTTCTGTTTATACTTGAT GATGAAGTTGTGAAACTATCACCCCATGCCCGAGCAATCAGAGATGTAGAGGATGAAGAACTCTGGAGCTTTTTCTATGGGATGTCCCCTTGGCAG TTTATACTGATGGTTGCTGCAAGTTCAGTGGGAGAGGAACTCTTCTACAGGGCTGCAGTTCAG GGAGCGTTGGCTGACATATTTTTACGAGGCAGTAATCTTATCTCAGATGTGCAAGGAATGGCATCCTTG ACAGGGGTATTGCCTCCGTTTGTACCTTTTGCGCAAGCATTTGCAGCTGTACTCACAGCTGTTCTTACTGGTTCTCTCTATTATGTGGCTGCCTCGCCCAAAG ATCCCACTTATGTTGTGGCACCTGTTTTGCAATCTCGCTCAGGCCGTCAAGATTTGAAAAAGCTGTTTGAAG CATGGTATGAGAAGCGCCAAATGAAAAAGATATATTCCCCTCTTCTTGAAGGACTTCTTGCCCTCTACTTGGGTTTTGAATGGATTCAA ACAAATAACATTCTAGCTCCCATTATCACACATGGCATATACTCAACGGTTATATTGGGACATGGCCTTTGGAAAATTCATGACCACCGGCGTAGACTACGGCAAAGAATCCAGCAGCTCAAATCAGAAGAAAGATATTCCAAGTAG